The Oryzias latipes chromosome 11, ASM223467v1 nucleotide sequence AACGTGTGTTTGCTTTGGTGATTCGTTCTGAGTGACGAGCCTTCTGGGGCTTCTGGGAAATATGGTTTGGGTTTCCAGGATGGTAGCTTGACTTCAGAGAAAGATTGACATGTTTTCCAGTTATAGCTGTCACTTTGTAAAGTGGTTTAACCAGCTACAGTTTACGTTGCGTGCCTTAAATGAGCATCAATGCGACACACACGTCAGttaacctaaaaaaaagcaaatacaagcgtctgtgtgtgttttgcacAGCAGAGGAGATGCTATCACTTtctaatatttgtctttctttcagGGAAACTTGGGCGATACAGACTTTTAGTGCGTcactgtcttttttgttttttgttgagcACAATTTTAGCTCCTCAAAGTGAAATTTTTGAAACCATTCATTTGGGGAGGGTAGCTTCTTCCTGCCTTAGTTTGACATCATAATAATCCGGTCCTCACTTAAATGACGTGACATCAGAAGCACCAACCTTGTAAATGCATCATGTTGGCACGAATATCCGTAGATTTACTCTGTTGAGCTTTGTTATAGAGAGGTGGAGTGGAACGCTGTGAACCTCAGAGCTACACCATCTAACAGAGAACCAGCGCCAGTGTCACTGGTTTAATTAAGACAcacaaaatcacaataaaacGTTGGTTTATGCATTCATTCATCAAGCATTCATCAAGTCGACTTTCCTGCGTGagggtttgtgtgtttgcaggttttccctcattattttaaaagcatttccctTTCTGTACTTTGCAGGAACAGCTCTGAGTGGTCTCTGCTGTGGATGAAGGAAGATGAACAAACCAGCGAACGCCTGGAGAAAAGTCCACGGGGTGACAAGCTAACGCTGAAGAACCTACAATTCTCAGATGAAGGGATCTACAAAGTCTTGGACGAACAGGGGGTCTCGGTCAGCACAATCCAGCTTTCCGTTGAAGGTGAGGGACCTGCTTCACCTCCAGATGATGAGGGAATTGATTGGTTTGGATTTTGTTACGGCGTTGAAACGGATAGTTGTTTGAAAGAAAGCCTATCTGTCCATTTAGGGGCTGGAGTTCTTTACATCAAAATGAAAGACATCTATTTATATCAAACTTAAAACTGTGTTCAATTGTTTCCCTCTTTGTCCCAAGAGGACATGGTCGCAGACAACAACATGGCGCCCAGacatcattatcatcattatCCGGAAGTCCGGAACTGGAAGTTCACTTTTGTTCCCCACTCCCCATTTTGGTCGGAAAATACTCTCGTTTTggtccaaaaacacaaatttaactgGTGTTCCTGACggtgtaaaatgttaaaacgtCAACACCGGAGATGTCTCTGTCAATGCCTGCTTTGTTCAGATTGTAACTAAACGTCAATCAAGTGGCTTCTCACCGATACGCATATAAAGGATGGCATAGCGGCGCAAAGGTGCTTTTCTCCACGACAGAATACTCTGATTCATGTCGATCGTGTTGAGTTACAGTCAATGAAGGATTGTTAAccctggagctaaagctccggtgtaaCAGTTTTAACAAatctgaacacttttttttaaaacttttttaaaggaatacaACAATTACcattttttcccctgttttAAGCTCATGTTGCACCCTGAACCTTAAAGGTGCTACAATCCTGAAATCTTGTAGAATTTCCGTTTCCGGCTAATGATGTCTAGGCGCCATCATGTCTGCAACCAGGTCCCCCTTATTTGTCCAAGAATTTGGATTCTTGGCATTCACTAGCTCCTGTTTACTCGTGACTTGAGGATTTTCATGCTTCCGTTGACACAACAGCTCAGGAGTTTGATAAACCTCACATAAGGGCTTTCTCTTGAGTCGTACCATAACAGTACTTTGTCGCAGTAAAGGGAGAAGAGGCATTTTttagttggggaaaaaaaaaagacatcatgcgttgatatttaaaaaaaatacttgttttgcCAATTCCTCGTTCTTGATGGAGTTTCTGAAGTGTTGTTGATGACTTTGGAGTGTCCTGGAGACACGTGTACCTTACTTAGCTGACGTTACACAACTTAAACTACTCTTTGCTCCGGTAACCGTGGCGTCTCTTAGGCTGAGTTAGGCGACGCTGCCTCCTTGAGAGCTTGGTCATGATTGCTGCTTCAGTGTTCTCTCCATGGAGTGTTTTTATAAACCCAGGTCAAACACTGTTTCAGCTGTAGATAGATACTTTATTCATCCCTGAAgggacattttaaaacattactGTTGGTTTGTGGCCCCATTTGGCTGCTTTTACCAACCCCCTATATGACCAATGATTCAAATTTCAGGAACTATTGACATGTCCGCCCATTTAACCCTTCCCTTTAACTGTAGACGACTAATTTCTGAAGCCCCTGCCCCGTTTCCTCAACGTTCCTGCTCCATAGAGTTACATCGTCTGCAAAGTTTGCATCTTCGACCCTTATGAAGTCTGAATCTGTCAAACCGTCATAGTTTTTGATGACACAAGTTTGGTAGAAAACATTATGAACGACTAAAATCTCTGCTAAACTAAGACGTTTTCATCTAGGAATGCGTACaaacattgaattaaaaaaattcaggcatttaaaaaaattaagtggttcttttttttgcccctacAGACATAGAACACGACAAACTACGAATGTCACAAACTTCACAAACAGGTGAGAAATCATTTGAGAAGCACTTTTAACATTTGAAATTAAAAGATGTGagggaaagaaaacagaagagtttaaatttctatttaccagttattttaagaaaattgatgtgaaaaaacatgttaatatgGTTTGTGAAAATCCATTTTATAAGTTTTGAatgcaattattttaaaatggttttgaaTATCATGTATCTCAAGATGTAATCAGATTAAAAGGAGATGCCATAATTTAATCTACATTTATCTGCACACCtattggaaataaaataaaaaaaacggcaattgaagaaaacatttatgCAGATCTAATTGCTTGTTTTAAGGTTTcaagcctgttttttttcttttcttcctttccaAGGTGGGACCGCTCAAAGCAGCAGCTCGCGTGTTTTCGTCTCCGCTGTTCTCTTCTTCACTGTTCAGATTCTTCATCTTGTTTGAGGCTCATTTCATACATCTTGTTACCAAAACTGCAAGTGTAAATAAAGATGTGTTGAGGTTAAGAAGCTGGTCTTTTTAGAAGAGGCGTAGACGGTCACTAGTACAGGTTGGGACAAATTGTTAAAAATTTGACTATTTTGATTTTCAAGGCTCTTTTTCTATCTTTTAATCACAAAAAATTGTAAATCTGTATAAAAACTTctagtttaattaaaaaaagatcaccAGATAGTACACTATTTTCAACACCCAGTAATTAGTTGAGAGAAATTGTAAATTATATAAATAAGGGAACTTGATCCAAACACTAAAAGggtaaatcaatatttttttgtggcaaatcagaatcatttattgtcatttccacagcttttacactgacataaGAGATTGTTCGATATGATGATGTAAAAGATTTGCAAATCATTTATAAATCATCAGATGATCCAGAGGATTTTAGACTCTCAATTAGGAAAAGACATTAACTTTAAAAATTCTAATAAATGAGGGTTTCTCCGAATGAACATGTAAAACTTGTTTATATCTTgtgtaaaaaataacattttcaatcAAGgggttttaatttttaatgcatttattttattttcatgtgtgtgtggtaGCATATGACATTTGATTTTGTGATTCCTGAAGCTATTCCCTTCTGCTGTGCTTCAAACGCAAAGATGACGGCGCTTAAATTAAGTCGAACGACCGGCTGAATTTCCTCTGAACTGAGCAGAACCAGAACGTTTTTAAGAAACTCGTTTGATTGATTTTCCTGGATGTCAACCAAGTATTTATCGACATAATGAACAAGAATTGATGGAAGTTCTTAACAAGACTAAACCGGATCATTGTGAGTCCCAGATAAAAGCCAGAACTTCACTGTAGGACTGTTAAAAATGAGTTCTTTTGAGTGTTCCTGTAAAgaattaaatgattttttagaaACGTCATGGTAACAAATCTGAACATCTGactgagttaaaaaaacaaaaacaaaaacctaaagTTTACTGAAAATAATGATAAATGTAACTGGAAACAGGCACTTTAATGAGCATTAATAAGCTTTaactgatatttttgttttataaaaaacaataaacctgatttttgcatttaaaattgtCTCTTTTACTGAATagacaacaaaaactttttaaaatattcttagTCCAAATAAAACTAAACGTGATGccttcatttctgctttttattgttttcacctCAACAGATTCTTGGTGCACATGAGAAAGTCCTGGTGGCGATACACAAACATCATAAATGACACACATGGACAAATGAGAAAACACAAGCTGCATTATGAACAAACACATCAGCAGCGTAGAAAACAAGGATTGCATCAGAAGGAATAGATTGAATGCTTTactaaagcattaaaaaaaacagttaaggaGACTCGCCAATAATCTCACAAATCCCAAACACGAAGACGGCTCCTTTAGGCTCAACATGTGGACGAGGGTTTCCGTCTGATGGAGAAGAGCTAAAAGTTGGGCTTGTGCTTCTTCACCTCCACCATCAGGTGGTGCAGGTTGATGAGCTCCGATCGGACGGCCAGGCTGCGGAACGTGGGCTGGTTCAGGACCTTGTGGAAACCGTGGTAGTACTGGATCAGCTGAGTGAGAGCGCCCTGCAGGGGAAGACGAAGAGCGAGATGTTTTTTCCCAAACGGGGCTCTATTTTGAGGTTTTCTCTTTCTAGAGGACACCATGACGGGGTTATTATCGGTTTTCTatcatttgtgtttctgtttttttgcaatTAGACATTGACTTGGAGACAGTGCCAAGCAAAACCAGGCGCCGCTCGTCACTAAGCCGATACTGTCCCTACAGAGAAGCATGGTGGCGGCAGCATCATGCTGAGGGGATGTTTTTCAGCAGCAGGAACTGGAGAACTAGTCAGGACAGAGGAAAAGATAACTGCAGCAATGAAGGGACATTCTGGATGAATACATGCTTCAAAGTGCTCTTGGTTCGAACACTGTGgcgttttattattttaaatgaatttgatCCATTTTGGAAAAAGGCGTAACGTTAAATTGTGGGGAAAAGTCAAGAGCTGTGAATGTTATGtcatttcattttatagtttgaaGGGACAGAAACTTCTCTTTCTTTGAACTTTTTCCGGATGATTTGAACTTTTGAAGGTGAACtaaaatgaatgtgttttttttcatttaaacatatttaaatatctctgcatcatttttttttcatacaaataGGTTAATTTAGATTATTTTATGTCTAGTAAACATCATTTTACATGAAAGTACCCACAGACTCACATTCTGGTTTTAAAGGTGacgataaaaacaccaaatcctACCAGGAAGGTTTTAGGAAAGTGGAGTTTCATTTCCTCAAAGTCTTTTAAAGAACACTTCTCAAAACGCAGGCTAAACGTGACAGGATCTGTGGCGCCCCCTGGGTTAGGAACCGTTCTCCGTCACCCACCCCAAACAAAACCAGAACAGAGATTTGAAAATCCCACGTGACGATGAGGAGAATTGATTCGATTAGGACAAACCCACATGaatcagatgctgcatttggtaCAGAACAGGACAACATGAGGGAGGATAGAAGTTATCGGGGATTTTGGGATGCAGACTCAATcaacttctttaaaaatgttgcatgATTGGTCCGAGTGGTTTCCATGGCAATCCCTCTCACCAAGGGAGCTTGATGGAACCATTGAAAACAAGGGAAATCAGTTTTGAACGCTGGACACACCGTCATCGAAGCTTCTGATTGGTCGTTTATTTACTTGAATTTGGACGAAAAAACAAGataagctattttaaaaaaagtagcagagcaagaacggTTAGTCTGACAAATagagtaaaagctgtttatttctctatagaagtctatgggatcaGCGCCAAAGGGGGAGGGGTCCCTCAGTCCGGTTCATGATCTCAACGCAATCAGGAGGTCAGTCGAGGTGTTTTAGTGCCACACCTGGCCGCTGGCTCACCTGTATGATGCTGGTTCCGTTTTTGAAGTTGGTGAAGGACCTCATGACGTCTTGACTCATGGACTCCACCGACTGCTTCCACGTACTTGAGAAGCCGCGGACCAGCTGGGTGATTCGAGCTGCAGAcacacgttcaaagtcactgtGGTGTGTGTGGTTTCACACGCGCTTAGAGCGGAAAAAAACGACTGTCCAGAGACAAGAAAGAAGAGGCAGCAGGCGGAGAACGAGACAcaagaggaaggaaatgaaagttATGAGGAGACGATTCAGCAGAGCAAACTAAACTATGAGTGGACGGTTACTCcgtaaaacaaaactgaacctGTAAATGAAAGTGACACAAGCCGAGGATCGGCCACAGAAGTGGATATGAAATGCGCTCAGGCCACAATCAATAATAAATATGGGGACATTTTAAACGGACCAAAAACAGAGTTCAGTGTTCTGTTCCCAGATTAAAAGCCAAACCTTTAAACACACTAAAGGGCAAATTCCAAAAGAAATGATTTCCCCAATgactacaatatgtttaaaaaagacactttaaataaaaaaacaaatcatatgTATCTTTATTTTCATAAGGAAAACTTTTATCagtagtttttccttttcttagaGCTGAAATTCCcacgttttttcatttttcatgaacCTTTTTGCGTGAGCAGAGTTCAAAAACCTTTTCCCacagtcatcatcatcatcatcatcatcatcatcatcatcatcatcatcatcatcatcatcatcatcatcaatgcCAAACACATGAAGACATGGTCTTCCATACGTGCGCTTAGCTCACACAGACTAATGCCTGTGCTGCCcggatttcccatcatccctctgttgaCACGTGTGCCTAAGGCTTCACACAACTGAACTGCTGAGGACCACAAAGTGAAGATGAACTCTGTCAGAAAAGCTGTGCATGCTCAGAGCGGTCACATGTGCTAAATAAAGGTATGAATGGTTGCCGACTGATCATTTCCTGACCTCAAATAGACCAGTCACCCTTTTTTGTGGCAAACTGGAGGTTGAGGATTCTTATCTACACACCACAATGCTGGCAGTGAGACAAGCCGCTCGCTCATTAGTGTGTTTTGACATCCAGATGCAGCCTAAGAAGCTTCAGCACGTCACCAAGAAGCAGAAACAGTGGATCTACACGGAGATCCCAAAGGTCGTCCTATCTGCAGACCATCCACCCGCTCCACCTCTGGTAGCttgatgctttttctttttacataaactgctacaaaaaaaaagaaaaagctgtggAAATGAGATGAAAATGGATCGATATGAAATTTGACTCGGAGTAAACAAATTGTGTGAAAAGAGACGCCGTCTTTTACGGAAACTTTCATTCTGGGTGCAGTGTGCCTGATCCGGCGTGGGATCAGGCCTCTGATCTGCATAGCTGCTCCCCCACAAGGAACAAAATACAGATGCTTGTTGCACAACCCGAGCTGTAACCCCATGACCTTCAGCAGTCACTTGCTAGTTTTTGACTAAACCCTCCACTGTGGGCTGCAAGATTCCCTTTTCCGTGtgtatatttattaatatttaccaGTTTGCTTTGAAACAAAAACTTCCCCTTTATGCTAAACAGCATCGGTGCCCCCCCCTCTTCTATCATTACAGACAACAGTGCTGCTCTCTGTATTTACTGATGAATGATGGTTCTTAGTCTCCAATCTTTGTATTACTTTCCACAAATTAATGTACTTTTTCAACTTTGCTAATTagttgttttaattttctttgaccaaattgtttttgcagtaaaatgCTGCAATTCTTCAACTGACCACTAGAGGCAGATCTGAGCAAGGAGCAATTTCCCATTGAGTCCCATGTTAAAATGTTAACCTTTGtatcaagaaaacaaaaactaatgttTAACTTGGTGTAAAAAAACTTCTTACATACTTTAGTGTTTTTTGTCATTGCtttatcttttctttcatttacaggtaagattTCAGATTTCAGTTAGGCGGGGTTATGTTTGTTATTTtcgccttggttcaccctgaagccttttaaaGTTATCTTTGTTTGgtatttattcttttgttagtaaatctgttatttttgtACGGAAACAATCTTTTGGTGTTATTAATGTAATTCGGGGCAAACACTTGCCTTTAATGTTGTGCTCCTACCTCCCCCTAGCCATCAAATGGGGCATAACCGAAGGTAGCTTCCTGCATGTGTAATTTAATCAAGCTTCTTGCCTGAGGTCTTCCTCTGTTTCCTCACCTTCCTCGTTCTTCAGACGGTCCAGCTGCCCTTTTTCCATCAGTGCCTCCGCCTCCTTGACGAAGGCGATCATCCCACCAAAGGGAGGAGACAGGATCTCCTCAATGAACTCCTGGAGGAGGATATTAGTAACGAAGAATTCGGTAAACTGTCTAATTTAAAATCTACAGTGGATTTCAAATTTGTTATCAACAATAACATAGAAATTACACAATAAGTGAAATAGTTTATTCAATGGCTGTGTCTATACAAACGTTTTGACACCATTAAAACATTAGATTTCGTTTAACTTAAGGTTTTTTGATTGAACCAACAACCACAGACCTGTGTTCTGGCCAGGAGCAGCTGCTGGAAACCTTCAACCTCTTTGCTGTCGTCTGCTGCCCTCTCCTGGCCAAGCCAAGCCATAACAACAAATGATTATGaaattcaaaaattaaaaagttgcTGTCGAATTTAGATTTACAGATGAGTTTCTGGAGATAAGCTGAGGTCTGAGATGTCACACAGAAACACATAAATCATTCTCATGTTTGTTCCTTTTTCCATATCTGCCGTAACATCTCACCATTAAGACACTCAGCATCATGTCGTAGTTGTTGATGAGGAAGATGAGCTGGTCTTTTCTCGAAGGAAATTCTGCTGCCATCTTTAGCACAAAATTTTCTACCTCaacctaaaaaagaaacaaaaaaaattaaacttgttGATGATTTGATGATTTGATTGATAAACAGGAAATGAGTCCATCGGTGGGAAGGATATTTTGTTTGGGAGTAGGAAATGTAAAAAGTCTGCAACCAGCAACTGTCCCAGCAGCGTGTTGGTCCTCTCGTTGGGGAATGTTTGGTTGATGCTGACGATGGCTGAAGAAAACTCTGCATAACGACGCGTTATCTGATGGAACAAACACAGCACGGGCTCACTGACGGCATCTCTGCCGTTTGTGACGGGATCCAGGCGCCACCGGCGCTCCTGTGTCTGTGACTGCACTTACATAATGCGGTCTGGTGTCCAGCACTCCCAGCCTCCCAGGGTCTGTGTTTCTGACGCTGTGGATGTTCATCTCCAGAATCAGCTCAAACCTCGGCCACAGAAGCTCCAACAGGGCTTCCCAGTACCTGAGgatcacacagacacactcacttTATGGTTTTACAACTAGTCATTGAAACAGAATGGATCTAATGTTGTGTTTTACATGTAAACATTCAGAATGTGCTCCAAGTGTAACAATTAATGCATATCTGTCCCTGCAGAGATTATGAAACAGGGAGACATGACATCACAAACTTGGAAAACAATAACATTTCAACTTTACAAGTTGATTTTGCTCaattaatcaataaataaatgttgtcttttttaagTATACATCCATAAAAAGGAAATACAGACAACAAATTATCAATCGGGGTCAGTTTatagttctattttttttttttaaacatactgCCAAGAGCAAAACCGACACTACAAGACTGACAAAGTGATACAATCAGCTTCCTAAAACCTACTGAGCTTCTTTCTGTTAGACTGTTAACGCTCTTTACTGGAAGCATaaatctgcttcttttttttgtttttttaaagcaacctCTGGTTTACTTTCTCCTAATAAAATCTCTGCTAATTGTCTACATTTTATTTCCTTCATTTAAATCCTTAAAATATCAGAACTCAACAACCTGTGCTGACACAAACAGAATATGCTGTTCAACCATGAACATGGATCCAAGTGTAAATCAAATGTGAAGGTAAGAATTTGGCCTCCGTCAGAGAGCGGCTGACTTGTCGAGGGCGGGGATGTTCCTCTTGGCCGTGATGGCGCGGAACCGGAGGATGATGTGGATGCAGAGGAAGATGGCGATGCTGTCGTAGCAGTCCGACACGTAGGTGGACATGCTTTTCTACAGGAGGAGGCAGAGGGAACCTTTTATGTCATGTGGGACTCCTCTTGCCTCTTGCCATGAGGACTCTAGGGTTACTCTACCAGAAACATGCTGAGAGTTTTCCCCATGATGCTGTTGAACAGGTCGAGGGCGGAGTTTCCAGCGACCATGAAGAAGTCGCACAGGAAGAGGAATTCTCTGCAGCCGTTGTCCAGCAGAGCGTAGTGCTGGCTGCGAAACAGCGTCTCATAGGGATACTGGCGGACACAGAAAgaactaaatttaaaaagggTTATATAAGGACGACCTTTTTTAtaacagaaaaccttttgatgcaaaggtttgtttctttaaaaacaaaaaaagacaaaccaaactttatttataaagtgctACAAAAGTATCAgacttaaaacaaataaaatctcccaaatataaaataaaacttaggAGCATTAATAGAAATAGAAACCAAAGTGGAAGTGAGGAAATTCTATTTTGGGGATCCGTCCACGTCAGCGACCAACCCAGTCATGATCACAGAGATCATCACCGTGGGATACGCCCTGAAACCCGACCCGCGGCGCTGAGGTGACCCCTGGGTTAGTCGCCGTGTGGAGGAGCTCTGGAgctaaaaccaaaaacacaaaagtacatCACAAAACTAATAAAGCAATAACTAGACcttattgtaaaagtaaaaaaagatagTCACAAAATCCAGagacatgattttaaaaaatggttaaagAGTACAAAGAGATCCACAGGTGGGGTCGGCCATGAATGAAGGTTTGGTTCTAACTTTAAGGAATTACTAAGAGGACCTcgaaaacatttgtaaacaaataaaagaaactttaaaatcaatcctagttattttaaaagaaatctgttaaaaaaaaagtataagcCTGACGATTGACAGATTTGTGTTGTGCTCAGCATGAAACCTTTCCTTCAGATATATATGTGTCAcatctttattaaaaagaaagctTAAATTTAATGAGACCCGTTCaaattctttctttctctctctcacCCTGCTGTCTCCTCTCTGAGCTGTGTGTGGAACCAAGATGGGCCCCTCCAGCTCAGCGGGGCTCAGTATGGCCCCCCGCTGGCCCACAGTGAAGATGGTATTCCGACTCTTCAGGGACGGTTTGGAGAAAAATCGTGCAGCTGGGCGTTAAGGAGAAGcgcaggaaaacaaaagcactGAAGGATTCACTGAAGGATTCCCACAAGGTCAGAGAGAAAAGGATATCTTTCTTGGCTGTATCTTCCACTCCCATCAGGTCGTCTTTATCTGCCACTTCTTCATACTGCAGCATCCACGACAACAATTAGATCAAACAcagattgttgtgttttttataaagATTTGTTCCACTGACCTGCACTTTCAACAGCCTGCCGCTGTATGACTTGAAGTAACTGTAGTAGATTTTGCTCATGGTGTCCACGTACTCATCTCTGACCTCCTTTGCTACCGTTCTCTCATTGGCCAGAAGAAACTGATAGAA carries:
- the vps52 gene encoding vacuolar protein sorting-associated protein 52 homolog isoform X1 — encoded protein: MAAEAAANIGAISDVNTSGNPTEIAMSYLQNEKTDGDFPTLNLGELDLTTDEFILDEVDVHIQANLEDDLVKEALKTGVDLRQYSKQVETELQRIEQASIKDYIKESQNIALLHNQITACDSILERMEGMLSGFQSDLSSISSEIQTLQQQSVSMNIRLKNRQAVRSHLSQLVDELVVPGAMISTILDSPVTEQEFLEQLHELNSKINFAKELSFRETLACSDIQDIVDRLKIKAVSKIREFILQKIYSFRKPMTNYQIPQNTLLKYRFFYQFLLANERTVAKEVRDEYVDTMSKIYYSYFKSYSGRLLKVQYEEVADKDDLMGVEDTAKKGFFSKPSLKSRNTIFTVGQRGAILSPAELEGPILVPHTAQRGDSRYPYETLFRSQHYALLDNGCREFLFLCDFFMVAGNSALDLFNSIMGKTLSMFLKSMSTYVSDCYDSIAIFLCIHIILRFRAITAKRNIPALDKYWEALLELLWPRFELILEMNIHSVRNTDPGRLGVLDTRPHYITRRYAEFSSAIVSINQTFPNERTNTLLGQLLVEVENFVLKMAAEFPSRKDQLIFLINNYDMMLSVLMERAADDSKEVEGFQQLLLARTQEFIEEILSPPFGGMIAFVKEAEALMEKGQLDRLKNEEARITQLVRGFSSTWKQSVESMSQDVMRSFTNFKNGTSIIQGALTQLIQYYHGFHKVLNQPTFRSLAVRSELINLHHLMVEVKKHKPNF
- the vps52 gene encoding vacuolar protein sorting-associated protein 52 homolog isoform X2 — translated: MAAEAAANIGAISDVNTSGNPTEIAMSYLQNETDGDFPTLNLGELDLTTDEFILDEVDVHIQANLEDDLVKEALKTGVDLRQYSKQVETELQRIEQASIKDYIKESQNIALLHNQITACDSILERMEGMLSGFQSDLSSISSEIQTLQQQSVSMNIRLKNRQAVRSHLSQLVDELVVPGAMISTILDSPVTEQEFLEQLHELNSKINFAKELSFRETLACSDIQDIVDRLKIKAVSKIREFILQKIYSFRKPMTNYQIPQNTLLKYRFFYQFLLANERTVAKEVRDEYVDTMSKIYYSYFKSYSGRLLKVQYEEVADKDDLMGVEDTAKKGFFSKPSLKSRNTIFTVGQRGAILSPAELEGPILVPHTAQRGDSRYPYETLFRSQHYALLDNGCREFLFLCDFFMVAGNSALDLFNSIMGKTLSMFLKSMSTYVSDCYDSIAIFLCIHIILRFRAITAKRNIPALDKYWEALLELLWPRFELILEMNIHSVRNTDPGRLGVLDTRPHYITRRYAEFSSAIVSINQTFPNERTNTLLGQLLVEVENFVLKMAAEFPSRKDQLIFLINNYDMMLSVLMERAADDSKEVEGFQQLLLARTQEFIEEILSPPFGGMIAFVKEAEALMEKGQLDRLKNEEARITQLVRGFSSTWKQSVESMSQDVMRSFTNFKNGTSIIQGALTQLIQYYHGFHKVLNQPTFRSLAVRSELINLHHLMVEVKKHKPNF